A stretch of the Conger conger chromosome 3, fConCon1.1, whole genome shotgun sequence genome encodes the following:
- the c1qtnf2 gene encoding complement C1q tumor necrosis factor-related protein 2 — MTPSPPKAVAMVTLALLVCLLPLAAPQSAPTTGKKGRNFTVHSSQLVCSLPGPEGPPGFPGAPGAAGSAGKMGPPGVDGEDGRDGERGPRGEPGEPGRLGNPGKPGVEGRQGVVGKAGPRGLKGVRGPPGFAGLGGVKGEKGEDGEAGKPGGCNCGNSLARSAFSVAVTQSYPKERLPIRFNRILLNEGGHYNASDGKFVCAVPGVYYFTYDITLANKHLAIGLVHNGQYRIKTFDANTGNHDVASGSTVLRLQRGDQVWLQIFYSEQNGLFFDPYWTDSLFTGFLIFADQDFLNEVDQKANAASASPLVVD, encoded by the exons ATGACGCCATCGCCTCCGAAAG CCGTTGCCATGGTCACCTTGGCCCTGCTGGTGTGCCTTCTCCCCCTCGCCGCCCCTCAGAGTGCCCCCACCACCGGCAAGAAGGGCCGAAACTTCACCGTGCACTCCTCCCAGCTCGTCTGCAGCCTGCCCGGCCCTGAGGGGCCCCCGGGGTTTCCTGGGGCCCCTGGGGCCGCCGGCTCCGCAGGCAAGATGGGCCCCCCGGGCGTGGACGGCGAGGAcgggagagacggggagaggggcCCGAGGGGGGAGCCGG gggAACCAGGACGACTCGGGAACCCGGGCAAACCAGGGGTCGAAGGTCGTCAGGGCGTTGTGGGCAAggcggggccccggggcctgaAGGGGGTACGGGGGCCCCCCGGATTCGCAGGCCTGGGCGGGGTCAAAGGTGAAAAGGGGGAGGACGGGGAGGCGGGGAAGCCGGGCGGCTGTAACTGCGGCAACAGCCTGGCGCGCTCCGCCTTCTCCGTGGCCGTCACCCAGAGCTACCCCAAAGAGCGGCTGCCCATCCGCTTCAACCGCATCCTGCTGAACGAGGGCGGCCACTACAACGCCAGCGACGGCAAGTTCGTCTGCGCCGTCCCCGGCGTGTACTACTTCACCTACGACATCACGCTCGCCAACAAGCACCTGGCCATCGGCCTGGTGCACAACGGCCAGTACCGCATCAAGACCTTCGACGCCAACACGGGCAACCACGACGTGGCCTCGGGCTCCACCGTCCTGCGTCTGCAGCGTGGCGACCAGGTGTGGCTGCAGATCTTCTACTCCGAGCAGAACGGCCTCTTCTTCGACCCGTACTGGACCGACAGCCTCTTCACTGGCTTCCTCATCTTCGCCGACCAGGACTTCCTGAACGAGGTGGACCAGAAGGCCAACGCCGCGTCTGCCTCGCCGTTGGTCGTGGATTGA